AGAACTTCAGCGATTTCTCAGCTTTTGGGTTACTTACCAGTAAAGCAGAAAGTGCGGTTACCATTCACTGAAATTTTAACCTATGCAGTGAATTATGTTATTACAGTTTCAGTTATTCAATTGGACTGGGTAGAGGTGATTCGGTTTGCAGGGTATGAAGACAGGCATGCTGTTTTGAAAAATAATGCAGCAAGGAACTATTGTAGTGGCGAGTTATTTGGTTGCTGAGTAGATGACTCTGATCAGCCACATTAAGTACTGATCAGTGGTCTAACTGCATTAGCAACACTTTACTGAAACCAAGATAATGCCCTTGGAGGATATGATTATGCTCCATTTCACTAGTTGGCAAAAGATGATGCATGTCTGCAGTTCCGCAGGGTGATTAATTCTAGACTGAAGAAAGCAAGGAAGTGCTCAAGAATTACCATCCTCAGAGCCAGCAGCTTGTGCTCCTCCTCCAGCATCTTCTCCTGCGGTAAATCACAAAGGAGGAGCATGATCAGAATTTTCTTTGCCAATAAAAAGCAGATCTTTGCAAAttcttcttcaagaaactccCATGGTGTACAGAAGGAAATGCAAAGAGCAGTGGTAAATTTAGGGCCCATACATTCCTCCTGTGCATCTTCCAGTGGTCCATCTGCAACAAGGAGACGGCACCAACATCAGAGACAGACAACAATATTCCACAAAACAAAGATGAAACACTTGCAAGCTCTGAATTTTGTACACCCAGCATGCATTACCATCTTGTCCCTGAGGTTGGTCTGGCCGTTCGTGAGAGCTTCCTCGATGGCGATCAGTTCCTTGGGCTGCAGGGAGTTCACATCCTCGCCTTTCATATGCCTGCACCGTCAATCAGCTGCCGCAATGAGTCATACTCATACAAACATTGAAGAGCCGCAGGTAGAATTGGAAAGAGAGAAAAAATCAAAGCTGGATGGAACAACACTTGCCTGAGCTCGATCTGCATGTTGTCGTTCTCCTTCTTCACCCTGTCGATCTCTGCGCTGATGCTCTGAAAAACAAAACATCTCCAGGGCTTTCAGACTCTGAACATGTTTATTGGATGTGTGCTGAAAGAAACCGCTGAGGTAGATCAGGCAAGAACCTTGTGCTTCTCGTCCCACAGGATCTTGCCGGAGTTGGTCTGGtacttctccaagatcctcggtAGCCTGACAGACAGCAAAGGCAAAGTTAGCAGCTTCGTGACCGGcttaaaaagaagaagaagaagaagaagaagaagaagaagaagaagaagaagaaacagagCCCTTGGCTAGAAGCACAATAAAgggtgagagagggaggaaggggaGAACAAGTTACGTGGTCTTGGGCGTCCAGAAGTCGTAGAGCTTGCCGGCGCTGGAGAAGATGACGACGCCGACCTCGGCGTCGCAGAGCACGCCGATCTCGCGGGCCTTCTTCACCAGCCCGGCCCGGCGCTTGGCGAAGGTCACCTGGCGGTTGGACGAGTTCTCGATCCTCTTGATCTCGATCTTGCCGCGCCCCATCCCAACAAGCTCCTCGCTCGCCGAGAAGAAAGAAAGAGGACCCAGGAGCACCCAAGACCCGGAAGACTCCTCCTCCCTTGTCTCTGTGGAGTGTGGACGGCTGGGAGCGGCAGCGACCTGTGGTGGTGGCGATCTTTATGGGCGGGCGTGAATGCCATGGCCGGGGGGAGGTTGGGGGGAGTAAAGGAGGGTGGCTGCCATGGAGGGAATGGAGGTGAGGGGACTTTCGGCTCGCCCCAGGGTCGGATGGCCGGAAATGGAAACTGCTCGCGTGCTCTGCTTCGGTTCGTTGCGGTTGGATTTTAGCTGACCCTGGCTCGCTCGCTTGCGTTGGAGGGGAGGGGGCTCCCGTTTGATCGGCGGACACTTCACGCGCTCTCccatgtctctctctatttccctCCTCTTTTTTGCCTTTCATTTCATCCCTTTCCCCTTTATTTTTGCGGGGAGCGTCCTCTCTTCCTTTATTATGGTTCATTCATAGATTCCCTTTTTACCCTTCTCTTTGGCAGTAATTTTTTTCTTGGATTATGTACTTTTTTAGTGGATTATATACTTTTCAAAAGTAGAGCTAACAACCTAAATCATTATAATTTAATTTCCATTCGGAAATTGCTTACCACATATACCGTGGTCCTAGGCAGTAATCTTGTGGGAGCAGTGATACAGGTCCGACGATTTTTAAGACGATGCTTGTATGATGATGGAATGAAATTGCTACTTGAACAAGGATCATTTTACAGGAAATTAGTATGATGGAATAAAATCGATTGCCGGCTGGGCCATTCCGGACAGCTTTTCGCCCATGCAGATGTCGGCGGTCGACGTGTGTGACTTGCCGCAGCTCGTTCGGGCGCGGATGAGCACGGGCTCCGGCAGTGCCCGGGCTGCCCTTGACACGTTTAACGGAATGACCGAACAAGAGTCCGTGCGTTTTTTTTTGCTCTTGTCCGATCAGATTTTAGCACAAACCATTAGTTCATTTCGCTCATGATGAATACTTGCAAACCATAATCATGTAGGAGGCGTTTTTGTCGAACATGATCAAGTGGGAGAAGGCACATGCCGTCCATGATGTCGCGGCTACCAAAATTTCGTTCATATGGACGGGCATTTTTTCGATGAGGGAGAACAAGAAGGAGGAAAGGTCAACCCTATGTTGAATGCGCAAAAGGAAAGGATGAAGTGGGACCGGAAAAGGGCGGAGAAGAAGCTGGAAATTGAGAGGCAGAAGATCGAGTTCGAGAAGCAACAAGCTGCGATCAAATGGGAGCTCGAGAAGGCCAAGACATCTGGTGACATAGAGCTTGAGAAAGAGAGGTTGCAACTCGAACGGGACGTGGAAGATGCGAGGATCATGTTGGCGGACGAGTCCCTCTTGAATGAGCATGCGAAGAAGTGGCTTgt
This Triticum urartu cultivar G1812 unplaced genomic scaffold, Tu2.1 TuUngrouped_contig_4227, whole genome shotgun sequence DNA region includes the following protein-coding sequences:
- the LOC125527525 gene encoding MADS-box transcription factor 4-like, which translates into the protein MGRGKIEIKRIENSSNRQVTFAKRRAGLVKKAREIGVLCDAEVGVVIFSSAGKLYDFWTPKTTLPRILEKYQTNSGKILWDEKHKSISAEIDRVKKENDNMQIELRHMKGEDVNSLQPKELIAIEEALTNGQTNLRDKMMDHWKMHRRNEKMLEEEHKLLALRMHQQDDLSSGMREMELGYHQGRDFTSQMPFTFRLQPSHPNLQEDK